In Nitrosarchaeum koreense MY1, one genomic interval encodes:
- a CDS encoding sulfurtransferase — MLVSISWLKDHLSDQDIILLDTRPKTMFLYGHIPKSQSLTIDQVIQFDQFGSNLVADENTIAELFGSLGIDDSKTVIIIGDSMDPSAARIAWTLLYFGHEKTFLLDATIMDLKKNGFELTKKPFTSQPTKFIPKIKSEIRVDAIQLKDNLSKFTVLDARTLQEFMGGHIPHSKLIPFTDGIAYDGKLFQTRDFLESLFSQSNVSKENEIVCYCMHGHRASSLFLQLMIAGYQNIKLYDGSFVDWYGRRLSLE; from the coding sequence ATGCTAGTCTCAATAAGTTGGTTAAAAGATCATCTCTCTGACCAAGACATCATACTTTTAGACACTCGACCAAAAACTATGTTTTTGTATGGTCACATACCAAAATCTCAATCACTTACAATAGATCAAGTAATTCAATTTGATCAATTCGGTTCTAATTTGGTCGCTGATGAAAATACAATTGCTGAACTTTTTGGCTCACTTGGAATTGATGATTCAAAGACTGTAATAATCATTGGAGACTCTATGGATCCATCTGCAGCTAGAATTGCATGGACTCTGCTTTATTTTGGACATGAAAAAACATTTTTGCTTGATGCAACTATTATGGACTTGAAAAAAAATGGATTTGAATTAACAAAGAAACCATTTACTTCACAACCTACAAAATTTATTCCAAAAATTAAATCTGAAATTCGTGTAGATGCTATACAACTTAAAGATAATTTGAGCAAATTTACAGTATTGGATGCAAGAACTCTTCAAGAGTTTATGGGAGGTCATATTCCACATTCAAAATTAATTCCATTTACTGATGGGATAGCATACGATGGAAAGTTGTTTCAAACAAGGGATTTTTTGGAAAGTCTTTTCTCTCAAAGTAATGTGTCAAAAGAGAATGAAATTGTATGTTATTGCATGCATGGACACAGGGCGTCAAGTTTGTTTTTACAATTAATGATTGCAGGTTATCAAAACATCAAGTTGTATGATGGATCATTTGTTGACTGGTATGGAAGGAGACTCTCCCTTGAGTAA
- a CDS encoding NOB1 family endonuclease has protein sequence MDFRILDASAFYAGVPFGSASDCYTTSLVYEEIKHIKKNEDALGTLLETNRLKIMDPDKESTNTAIASAKETGDFPQLSKQDISIIALCINLQGEIISDDFAITNVAKNIGLKISPIMTNTFQDVGKWVHYCPGCHTNHTSGKECPMCGTPLKRKLLKGESPSIPVNK, from the coding sequence TTGGATTTTAGAATATTAGATGCGAGTGCATTTTATGCTGGAGTCCCGTTTGGGTCAGCAAGTGATTGTTATACAACATCTCTAGTATACGAGGAGATAAAACATATCAAAAAAAATGAGGATGCACTTGGAACTCTCTTAGAGACTAATCGATTAAAAATAATGGATCCAGATAAAGAATCAACAAATACGGCAATTGCATCTGCCAAAGAAACAGGAGACTTTCCGCAGCTATCAAAGCAAGATATTTCAATAATTGCACTGTGTATCAATTTGCAAGGTGAAATTATTTCCGACGATTTTGCAATTACAAATGTTGCAAAAAACATTGGTTTGAAGATATCACCAATCATGACAAATACTTTTCAAGATGTTGGAAAATGGGTTCATTATTGCCCAGGATGTCACACAAATCATACTTCAGGAAAAGAGTGTCCAATGTGCGGCACTCCTCTAAAGAGAAAATTACTCAAGGGAGAGTCTCCTTCCATACCAGTCAACAAATGA
- a CDS encoding NAD(+)/NADH kinase, producing MKLQKVAVVSKVGSKESEDAARVITKKFLARKSKVYTIAPVEVEGAKKVEALDELKKEDLDLVVTLGGDGTTLRVFRYLENETPILTINVGGNRGILSEITIDEIDDAIDKILKDKFFLDKRTRVVASSGGKEFPPALNEIYICRTNLTKTAEIEIKFQNDTVKQKMDGVIIATPSGSTGHSFSLGGPILHESLDVLIITPVAPVYRLESIVVPDEKIEIISSHDCSIVMDAQVVKSAGYGEPITIKKYRKPAVFVRLKKRGLRQMSKLGF from the coding sequence TTGAAACTTCAGAAAGTAGCAGTGGTAAGTAAAGTAGGTTCAAAAGAGTCTGAAGATGCTGCAAGAGTCATTACAAAAAAGTTTCTAGCAAGAAAATCCAAAGTGTACACAATTGCACCAGTAGAAGTAGAAGGTGCAAAAAAAGTAGAGGCATTAGATGAATTAAAAAAAGAAGATCTCGATCTAGTAGTTACTCTGGGTGGAGATGGTACAACTCTTAGAGTTTTTAGATATCTTGAAAATGAAACTCCAATTCTAACAATTAACGTAGGAGGAAACAGAGGAATACTTTCGGAGATAACAATAGATGAGATAGATGACGCAATTGATAAAATTCTAAAAGACAAGTTCTTCTTAGATAAGCGAACCAGAGTAGTGGCCTCAAGTGGCGGTAAAGAATTTCCACCAGCATTAAATGAGATATACATCTGTAGAACAAACCTTACAAAAACTGCCGAGATTGAGATAAAATTTCAAAACGATACTGTAAAGCAGAAGATGGATGGAGTAATAATTGCCACTCCAAGTGGATCAACTGGACACTCTTTTTCATTAGGCGGTCCAATTCTACATGAGAGTTTGGATGTTTTGATCATTACACCAGTAGCTCCAGTTTACAGATTAGAATCAATAGTAGTGCCAGATGAAAAAATAGAAATAATATCATCTCATGACTGTAGTATAGTAATGGATGCACAGGTAGTAAAATCGGCAGGATATGGAGAACCGATAACTATAAAGAAATATAGAAAACCAGCAGTCTTTGTTAGATTGAAGAAACGAGGACTGAGACAGATGAGTAAACTTGGATTTTAG
- a CDS encoding sulfurtransferase, with translation MNYAHPEVLVDTEWVSKNPPNTNRKLVEVDYDPVNGYQKGHIKGASLIWWKRDINDPITRDIINKKQFETLMSKNGITENSEVILYGDFNNWFAAFVFWVFKYYGHENIKIMDGGRKKWELESKEYTTEEPPIPQSTYKAQPPDEGLRAYLFDVSRALGREDTVMVDVRSPKEFSGEITAPPEYPMEHAQRGGHIPKANNIPWATAVNDADGTFKSVEQLKQNYESKGVTPDKDVICYCRIGERSSHSWFVLKYLLGYSKVRNYDGSWTEWGNMIGNPVEK, from the coding sequence ATGAATTACGCACATCCTGAAGTTTTAGTAGATACAGAGTGGGTATCAAAAAACCCTCCAAATACAAATAGAAAATTAGTTGAAGTTGACTATGATCCAGTAAACGGATATCAAAAAGGACACATTAAAGGAGCATCTTTAATTTGGTGGAAACGAGACATAAACGATCCTATTACTAGAGATATTATTAATAAAAAACAATTTGAGACATTAATGTCAAAAAATGGAATTACTGAAAACTCTGAAGTAATTCTTTATGGCGATTTCAATAATTGGTTTGCAGCATTTGTTTTTTGGGTTTTCAAATACTATGGCCATGAAAATATAAAAATTATGGACGGCGGTCGAAAAAAATGGGAACTAGAAAGCAAAGAATACACTACAGAAGAACCACCGATTCCTCAATCAACATACAAAGCACAACCTCCAGACGAAGGACTCCGAGCTTATCTGTTTGATGTTAGCAGAGCATTAGGACGAGAAGATACTGTTATGGTGGATGTAAGATCTCCGAAAGAATTCTCTGGAGAAATTACAGCACCTCCAGAATATCCAATGGAACATGCACAACGTGGTGGACATATCCCAAAGGCAAATAACATTCCTTGGGCAACTGCTGTAAACGATGCTGATGGCACATTCAAATCTGTAGAACAACTTAAACAAAATTATGAATCAAAAGGAGTCACTCCAGACAAAGATGTTATCTGCTATTGTAGAATTGGGGAGAGATCATCTCACAGTTGGTTTGTCTTAAAATATCTACTTGGCTACTCAAAGGTTAGAAATTATGATGGTTCCTGGACTGAATGGGGTAACATGATCGGAAATCCTGTGGAAAAATAA
- a CDS encoding 4Fe-4S binding protein, whose protein sequence is MSLLLKDRVWSMEAPTAKRGVYPLHGFKLGLYRLPIKLEDPLEIKSVHDGLKKAFEMDAYADRIFATYRWKEQNMKDPDAKGYEEVELSVTVEIVSGEVVDIIYQIFPIEKFGDPNWVKDYRKKADHFAKMVIDTILRNTILADKMISYLAKAEKLNHAQATQRLEDLTPLAKIVLNAKPKATEANEDEIEEDDGAEIEIPDGAKPGPIDVAYKSKMKPSTPFDANGYTIKTWGRKGANNGILGVWGEFVSVDYDICIADGGCIEACPVGVYEWFDTPGNPASEKKPLMSKEPDCIFCLACEGVCPPQAIKIFEQK, encoded by the coding sequence ATGTCATTACTTTTAAAAGATCGCGTTTGGTCAATGGAAGCACCAACTGCAAAACGTGGGGTGTATCCTCTTCATGGATTCAAACTTGGACTTTATAGATTACCAATTAAACTAGAAGACCCATTAGAGATTAAATCTGTACATGATGGTCTGAAAAAGGCATTTGAAATGGATGCATATGCCGATAGAATCTTTGCAACATATCGATGGAAAGAACAAAACATGAAAGATCCTGATGCAAAGGGATACGAAGAAGTAGAATTGTCTGTTACCGTTGAAATTGTTAGTGGCGAAGTGGTTGATATCATTTATCAAATTTTCCCAATTGAAAAATTTGGTGATCCAAATTGGGTTAAAGATTATAGAAAAAAGGCAGATCATTTTGCAAAGATGGTCATTGATACTATCTTGCGCAATACTATCTTGGCAGATAAGATGATTTCATATCTTGCAAAAGCTGAGAAACTTAATCATGCTCAAGCAACACAAAGACTCGAAGATCTTACTCCTCTTGCAAAAATTGTTCTTAATGCTAAACCAAAAGCAACAGAAGCTAATGAAGATGAAATCGAAGAAGATGATGGTGCTGAAATTGAAATTCCAGATGGAGCAAAGCCTGGACCAATCGATGTTGCTTACAAATCAAAGATGAAACCATCTACTCCTTTTGATGCTAATGGATATACAATCAAGACTTGGGGCCGAAAAGGAGCTAACAATGGAATACTTGGTGTATGGGGAGAGTTTGTCTCTGTTGATTATGATATTTGTATTGCCGATGGAGGATGTATAGAGGCATGTCCTGTTGGAGTCTATGAATGGTTTGATACCCCTGGTAATCCAGCATCTGAGAAAAAACCACTCATGTCAAAAGAACCTGATTGTATCTTTTGTCTTGCATGTGAAGGCGTTTGTCCACCACAAGCAATTAAGATCTTTGAGCAAAAATAA
- a CDS encoding cellulose synthase family protein, translating into MVLNPFNVFVFDLFIISAIIITAYTCNFYYLTYLSIKRKVNPTTIEIGTPTITIQLPIYNEKYVAKRLVDAVCAMDYPKDKMVIMVLDDSDDDTVELLFDVVNTYKKQGFQIEHIRRGTRKGYKAGALKYAMEITDTEYVAIFDADFIPPNWFLKKAIPHFVKPNIGLVQCRWGHVNENYSAITQAQALSLDFHFLIEQKAKSNSNLFMNFNGTAGIWRTDCISDAGGWHTATLVEDLDLSYRAQMKGWKCLFLPDIVVNAELPAQMNAAKRQQFRWAKGSIQCAIKLLTDIALKRKIGIEAKIQAFVQLTRHIVYPLMLIQFLTLPVLLASNMNLYLVSFIPALTIATYLAMGPGAYIMIIQSMYHKSWKSKVKILPALLVYNAGMSVNNSVAVFDAIFGKKNEFLRTPKYGIVTKKDNWKDKSYNLPFTKTTLLEIFFGVYGLMGILISIFSNNPVFAPIIGLQTVGFFYISFMSLSHTSFKRNKSLNVPALTKKEKMEKRTYQLAMIGVLGIIVFGAFMSINGYHADVYPLDRIRGNLDGIIGSADPEAIKIHLTAIKQDLAIVMEKLPESKNPVWVFPTESTNFLRIDRDVENMLATAQTLTTVSPDSAAFQTGMTNIGERSLSIRQNIMDATPYMFVSISNIIFSTMWIAAILGIFAILKRKKDQLNTFDEVPGV; encoded by the coding sequence ATGGTCCTTAATCCATTTAACGTATTTGTTTTTGATCTGTTTATAATATCTGCCATTATTATTACTGCATACACTTGTAACTTTTACTATCTTACATATCTCTCAATAAAACGAAAAGTAAATCCTACAACAATAGAAATAGGAACGCCTACAATTACCATTCAACTTCCAATCTATAATGAAAAATATGTTGCAAAGAGACTAGTCGATGCAGTTTGTGCAATGGATTATCCAAAAGACAAGATGGTGATAATGGTTCTTGATGATTCAGATGATGATACTGTAGAACTTTTGTTTGATGTCGTTAATACATACAAAAAACAAGGATTTCAAATTGAACACATTAGACGCGGTACAAGAAAAGGGTACAAGGCAGGTGCTTTGAAATACGCAATGGAGATTACTGATACTGAATATGTAGCCATCTTTGATGCTGATTTTATTCCACCCAACTGGTTTCTCAAAAAAGCAATACCTCATTTTGTAAAGCCCAACATTGGACTAGTTCAATGTCGTTGGGGTCATGTAAATGAAAATTATTCTGCAATTACACAAGCACAAGCACTTAGTCTTGATTTTCATTTTCTAATTGAACAAAAAGCAAAAAGCAATTCTAATTTATTTATGAACTTTAATGGAACTGCAGGAATTTGGAGAACTGATTGTATCTCTGATGCAGGAGGTTGGCATACTGCCACACTTGTTGAAGATCTTGATTTGAGCTACAGAGCTCAAATGAAAGGTTGGAAATGTCTCTTCTTGCCAGACATTGTAGTTAACGCTGAACTACCAGCTCAAATGAATGCAGCAAAAAGGCAACAATTCCGATGGGCAAAAGGTTCGATTCAATGCGCCATTAAATTATTGACAGACATTGCACTAAAACGAAAAATTGGAATCGAAGCAAAAATTCAGGCATTTGTACAGCTAACTCGTCACATTGTTTATCCTTTAATGCTTATTCAATTTCTCACATTGCCTGTTCTTTTAGCTTCTAACATGAATCTCTATTTGGTTAGTTTTATTCCCGCTTTGACAATTGCTACATATCTTGCAATGGGTCCAGGTGCATACATTATGATAATTCAAAGTATGTACCATAAGTCTTGGAAATCAAAAGTGAAAATTTTACCAGCACTACTTGTTTACAATGCAGGAATGTCTGTCAATAATAGCGTAGCAGTGTTTGATGCTATCTTTGGAAAAAAGAATGAATTTCTAAGGACTCCTAAATATGGAATTGTTACCAAAAAAGACAACTGGAAAGACAAGTCATACAATTTACCATTTACAAAAACAACTCTTCTTGAGATATTTTTTGGTGTTTATGGTCTGATGGGAATTTTAATTTCAATTTTTTCAAACAACCCTGTATTTGCTCCTATCATTGGGTTGCAAACCGTCGGATTTTTCTACATCTCTTTTATGAGTCTCTCTCATACAAGTTTTAAAAGAAATAAATCACTCAACGTTCCTGCTTTAACCAAGAAAGAGAAAATGGAAAAAAGAACATACCAATTAGCAATGATTGGAGTACTTGGAATCATAGTCTTTGGAGCGTTTATGTCAATTAATGGCTACCATGCCGATGTTTATCCACTTGATAGGATACGTGGAAACTTGGATGGAATAATCGGCTCAGCTGATCCAGAGGCCATTAAAATTCATTTAACTGCCATTAAACAAGACCTGGCAATTGTTATGGAGAAATTACCTGAAAGTAAAAACCCAGTCTGGGTATTTCCAACAGAATCTACAAACTTCCTTCGAATAGATCGTGATGTTGAAAACATGCTTGCAACTGCTCAAACACTTACAACCGTTTCTCCAGATAGTGCAGCATTTCAAACTGGTATGACTAACATAGGTGAACGCTCTTTATCTATTCGTCAAAATATTATGGATGCAACTCCATACATGTTTGTCAGCATTTCTAATATCATATTTAGTACAATGTGGATAGCTGCAATTTTAGGAATATTTGCAATTCTTAAACGAAAGAAAGATCAACTAAATACATTTGATGAAGTACCAGGCGTCTAA
- a CDS encoding chemotaxis protein, producing MAAKDAKKADKVSKKAVKREPTPAAILKKVSSVTDSSKALQKEIKVMSKIFGDNQKVLVSMKGMIDTLAQTLENIQKQSKQINILEDDTQKLFAGLNQVRTQANIITKINEQTVRLQEEVHKINELQKSSPKTLELAQQVEDSMNSMRNNSQMIIKIAQRIDEVRDDLRKVAGKTDSLSNIGNEIDNLKNSIEEVTKKTGNIDVSSQVITSLNQELGKIKDDVNSASKLRTELDAIKIAIDAVAGKAAKIDSLGGVIEGLKQQFTTIAGNADSASNLSINSIKNISGKIDKIETEINSLSHRADSTAFVGEGLKSVQEDFSNFKKNVFEKTDKIEEKISSVSDILKRQDASTAEFHKKSDKIFEEMQQVKSTTSKASSESSKEVMALLKLSEYQSNIRMHAESKYGDSKDLENMATQTAEIINLFDRLSIEAGEKIPLPHEVRQWAVSKILDCADKWEVRFSDIFTILTNAIGKELLKESIRIQQIRDIYGIRAVDEIRTELNIS from the coding sequence ATGGCTGCAAAGGATGCAAAGAAAGCAGATAAAGTTTCAAAAAAAGCCGTAAAACGTGAACCAACACCCGCAGCAATCTTAAAGAAAGTATCATCGGTGACAGATTCGAGTAAAGCATTACAAAAAGAAATCAAAGTAATGTCAAAAATTTTCGGCGATAATCAGAAGGTACTTGTATCAATGAAAGGAATGATTGATACTTTAGCACAGACATTAGAAAATATACAAAAACAATCAAAACAAATTAACATTTTAGAAGATGATACACAGAAACTTTTCGCAGGACTAAATCAAGTAAGAACTCAAGCTAATATAATTACAAAAATTAATGAGCAAACAGTTAGACTCCAAGAAGAAGTACACAAAATAAATGAATTACAAAAATCATCTCCAAAAACACTAGAGTTAGCCCAGCAAGTAGAAGATAGTATGAATTCTATGAGAAATAATTCACAGATGATAATAAAAATTGCACAAAGAATTGACGAAGTAAGAGATGATCTTAGAAAAGTAGCTGGAAAAACAGATTCATTATCAAACATCGGTAATGAGATTGACAATCTAAAAAACAGTATTGAGGAAGTAACCAAAAAAACTGGAAATATCGATGTGTCATCACAAGTGATAACCAGCTTGAATCAAGAGTTGGGAAAAATAAAAGATGATGTAAATTCGGCATCAAAACTCAGAACAGAGTTAGATGCAATTAAAATTGCAATTGATGCAGTTGCAGGCAAAGCTGCCAAGATTGATTCTTTGGGAGGAGTCATTGAGGGATTAAAGCAACAATTCACCACTATTGCAGGAAATGCTGATTCTGCGTCTAATTTGAGCATAAATTCTATTAAAAATATATCTGGAAAAATAGATAAAATTGAGACTGAAATTAATTCATTATCACATAGAGCAGATTCTACGGCATTTGTAGGAGAGGGATTAAAATCAGTCCAAGAAGATTTTTCAAATTTCAAAAAGAATGTTTTTGAAAAGACAGACAAAATAGAGGAAAAAATTTCTTCAGTCTCAGATATTTTAAAACGACAAGACGCATCAACTGCAGAGTTTCATAAAAAATCAGATAAGATCTTTGAAGAGATGCAACAGGTAAAAAGCACTACAAGTAAAGCATCTAGTGAATCATCAAAAGAAGTGATGGCATTACTAAAGCTGTCAGAATATCAATCAAACATCAGAATGCATGCAGAATCAAAGTATGGGGATTCAAAAGATCTTGAGAATATGGCAACACAAACTGCCGAGATAATCAATTTATTTGATAGATTGTCAATAGAAGCAGGAGAAAAGATTCCATTACCACATGAAGTAAGACAGTGGGCAGTAAGTAAAATTTTAGATTGTGCAGATAAATGGGAAGTCAGATTTAGTGACATCTTTACGATTCTAACAAATGCAATTGGTAAGGAACTGTTAAAAGAATCAATTAGAATTCAACAAATCAGAGATATTTATGGGATTAGAGCTGTAGATGAAATTAGAACCGAATTAAATATTTCTTAG
- a CDS encoding cation:proton antiporter, protein MDISFLQIDLSGISTIFEQFIAVFNPITDFHRSFVTDLAFIMIIGAIVTLAFFKIKQPLIIGYLFAGMLLGPLSPLWSWLIPPVGIPDVMKGVGILTDLSALNLFSEIGVILLLFVIGIEFPYAKIKSIGKMAIGVGTVGLFMTLGVIFYAATVLGLNSMDSLFIAAALSISSTAVIVKILEEMGRIKRESTILVLGILIVEDIIAVILISSLQSIALVGTVSIESVLIVIIVAIGMIAGTFTLGTRLITPLIDRVAATEHREILLLSVLGVCFGYALLANLVGLSVAIGAFLAGVLVAESKSSEVSKLLASPIKDMFVAIFFISVGALMDVSQLQNYIILAIALIAIAIGMKFGGNIIGSIIFRQKRGKAIRSAFTLAAPRGEFSIVIIKTGVDIGAVSTFLFPLIGVISIVTAFITPFMVRASDKVIPIFEKKNV, encoded by the coding sequence GTGGATATCTCTTTTCTTCAGATTGACCTGTCTGGAATTTCTACAATATTTGAACAGTTTATAGCTGTCTTTAATCCAATTACTGACTTTCATCGATCATTTGTCACAGATTTAGCTTTTATCATGATTATTGGGGCAATTGTGACTCTTGCTTTCTTTAAAATTAAACAACCTCTGATCATTGGATATCTTTTTGCTGGTATGTTGTTGGGACCTTTGTCTCCTCTTTGGTCTTGGCTTATTCCTCCTGTGGGTATTCCTGATGTGATGAAAGGTGTGGGAATTCTAACTGATTTATCAGCACTTAATCTTTTTTCAGAAATTGGCGTTATACTACTTCTTTTTGTAATAGGAATTGAATTTCCTTATGCAAAAATCAAAAGCATTGGAAAAATGGCTATCGGTGTTGGTACGGTTGGCCTGTTTATGACACTTGGTGTAATCTTTTATGCTGCAACTGTGCTTGGATTAAATTCCATGGATTCGCTGTTTATTGCTGCAGCACTTTCAATTTCCAGTACTGCTGTTATTGTAAAGATTTTAGAAGAGATGGGAAGAATCAAACGAGAATCAACTATTCTTGTATTGGGAATATTGATTGTAGAAGACATAATTGCTGTAATTTTAATTTCATCTTTACAATCAATCGCTTTGGTTGGAACTGTATCCATAGAATCTGTTTTGATTGTAATTATTGTTGCAATCGGAATGATTGCTGGAACATTTACTCTTGGAACCCGACTCATCACACCTCTGATAGATAGAGTAGCGGCAACTGAGCATCGTGAAATTTTGTTACTTAGTGTATTAGGTGTATGTTTTGGTTACGCTTTATTGGCAAATCTTGTTGGTTTGTCCGTTGCTATAGGGGCGTTTCTTGCAGGAGTGCTAGTTGCAGAATCTAAATCATCTGAAGTTTCCAAACTATTGGCTAGTCCAATTAAAGACATGTTCGTAGCTATCTTTTTCATATCAGTTGGTGCACTGATGGATGTTTCTCAACTTCAAAACTACATTATCTTGGCAATTGCACTAATTGCAATTGCAATTGGTATGAAATTTGGAGGAAACATTATTGGCAGTATTATATTCCGTCAAAAACGTGGAAAGGCAATTCGCTCTGCATTCACACTAGCTGCTCCTAGAGGAGAATTTTCAATTGTTATAATCAAAACTGGAGTTGATATTGGTGCTGTAAGCACATTTTTGTTCCCATTGATCGGTGTGATATCTATTGTTACTGCGTTTATCACACCATTTATGGTACGTGCCAGTGATAAGGTAATACCAATATTTGAAAAGAAAAATGTCTGA
- a CDS encoding 50S ribosomal protein L16, whose product MHGANYRVGKGQPFCRKDFIKGNPQIKIAKFQGGKRANYDYCVQLLLNEKVQIRHMAIESCRLSASKKLEEATGETGYFGRLRIYPHVLLRENKMVATAGADRISEGMRRAWGKATSLGARVARNQCIMEFYVNAPHLEKAKEALRSACVKIPGTPNIKVIDWQKKMSP is encoded by the coding sequence ATGCATGGCGCTAATTATAGAGTTGGAAAGGGGCAACCATTCTGTAGAAAAGACTTCATCAAAGGCAATCCACAGATAAAAATTGCAAAATTCCAAGGAGGAAAGAGGGCAAACTATGATTATTGTGTCCAATTACTCTTAAACGAAAAAGTCCAGATAAGACACATGGCAATTGAATCATGCAGATTATCAGCAAGTAAAAAACTCGAAGAGGCTACTGGCGAAACAGGTTATTTTGGTAGACTAAGAATTTACCCTCATGTATTATTAAGAGAAAATAAAATGGTTGCAACTGCAGGTGCAGATAGAATTTCAGAAGGAATGAGAAGAGCTTGGGGTAAAGCTACAAGCTTGGGAGCAAGAGTTGCACGCAATCAATGCATTATGGAATTTTATGTTAATGCACCACACCTAGAAAAAGCAAAAGAAGCTCTCAGAAGTGCATGTGTCAAAATACCAGGAACTCCAAACATCAAAGTAATTGACTGGCAAAAAAAGATGTCACCATAA
- the endA gene encoding tRNA-intron lyase: MEETPLVKGELISEQTCVTDKEMIHELQLKGFGEIEKEKLFLKSFESLYLLYSDKLILRKGKKQINFDDLLSVCQKNDPETLTKFLIYRDLKTRGYVVKDGFGFGSDFRVYERGQFGEKGAKFLIFGLNEGQQEKMGTLQKKIEQITQMGKEPVIAVIERRGEVIYYKINRMNFYENKAGLEELSQL; encoded by the coding sequence ATGGAAGAAACCCCTTTAGTGAAAGGCGAATTGATCTCAGAACAAACTTGTGTCACCGATAAAGAAATGATTCATGAACTTCAACTCAAAGGGTTTGGAGAAATTGAAAAAGAAAAATTATTTTTAAAGTCATTTGAGTCTCTTTATCTGTTATATTCAGATAAACTAATTCTTCGTAAGGGCAAAAAGCAAATTAATTTTGATGACTTGTTGAGTGTCTGCCAAAAAAATGATCCTGAAACCCTAACAAAATTTTTGATCTATCGAGATTTGAAAACTAGAGGATATGTCGTAAAAGACGGATTTGGATTTGGTTCTGACTTTAGGGTTTATGAAAGAGGACAATTCGGTGAAAAAGGAGCAAAATTTCTAATTTTTGGTCTCAATGAAGGTCAGCAAGAAAAAATGGGTACTCTTCAGAAAAAGATTGAACAAATAACTCAGATGGGTAAAGAACCTGTAATTGCTGTTATTGAAAGACGTGGAGAAGTAATTTATTATAAAATTAATCGAATGAATTTTTATGAAAACAAAGCAGGTCTAGAAGAACTGTCTCAACTTTAA
- a CDS encoding DNA repair helicase produces the protein MRLRDIKFEEEYRSDRNDIVAEFFFPCLSTCTEYDRCVDFLSIRNLAGIAMGFDNFTSGKARLRMVTGNKFKIGDLNLLTKLFNEKYTKRFDGKLIRDIKIQKLQDFINNGQIELKIAITNSEMVSNLFSERIGIFKDGTGDAVAFTGTSSSLSTNVRDFESVDVFTSWNDKSRIERKIKDFEDLWENKTKFVQVHDFMEAERNNLLKYSPEWVFEV, from the coding sequence TTGCGATTACGAGATATCAAGTTCGAAGAAGAGTACCGTTCAGATAGAAATGATATAGTTGCAGAATTTTTCTTTCCGTGTCTATCTACATGTACAGAATATGATAGATGTGTAGATTTTTTGTCAATCCGAAATCTAGCAGGCATTGCAATGGGTTTTGATAATTTTACTTCAGGTAAAGCAAGATTAAGAATGGTCACAGGCAATAAATTCAAAATAGGAGATCTTAACCTACTAACAAAACTCTTCAATGAAAAATACACCAAACGTTTTGATGGAAAGTTAATCAGAGACATTAAAATTCAAAAGCTGCAAGATTTCATAAATAATGGCCAAATTGAATTAAAAATAGCAATTACAAATTCAGAAATGGTTTCCAATTTGTTTTCAGAAAGAATTGGGATATTCAAAGATGGAACTGGAGATGCAGTGGCATTTACTGGAACTTCATCATCGCTTTCTACCAACGTTAGAGATTTTGAATCAGTGGATGTATTTACATCATGGAATGATAAATCACGAATAGAGAGAAAGATTAAAGATTTCGAAGACTTGTGGGAAAACAAAACAAAATTTGTTCAAGTTCATGACTTTATGGAAGCAGAAAGAAACAATCTTTTGAAATATTCACCTGAATGGGTGTTTGAAGTTTAA